Within the Methanobacterium sp. BRmetb2 genome, the region TAACTGCGATAGATGCGAAGATATCGCTCCGTGTATGTAGGGAATCTGCAACCAGGATACTGCTTCCCAATTCTTTTCCTTTCTTGTTCTCGTACCAGGAAACACCAATATTTATAATGATAGTAATTCCCATGATTAAAAAGCTGGTCATGGTAATTTCCGGTGTAGTGGGATTTAGGAACTTGTCCACCGCTGATTGGAGAATCTCAAAGCAGGTTATAAATAAAAGTACTGCTATTCCAATTGCAGCAAATGTTTCGAATTTACTGTGACCATAAGGGTGGGTCTTATCCGGTGGTCTGGAGGCGATAACTATACCAATTATCCCGATGACATTGGATATTCCATCAAACATGGAATGAAAACCGTCCGAAACCATTGACAGGGAATTGGTAAGGTATCCATATATTATCTTGGCCAGTGAAACGCCAATATTCAGCACCATTATGATTATCAGTATCCTTTTCACGGTGGAATAGTAATTATTTTGCAAAGTTGGAACTCCCTTCCATTTAATAAATTAGAACAAATATTTGATATTTATTATTTATAAATGTAACAGTAACAATTTTGAACAACAACTTTATTGGGATAAAAAATAATCGATTTATTAAACCATTAAAAGTGCTTCAATGAACTTATCTCCATGGAGTGTTACGGCCTTAATTTCTATATATTCCTTTTTTAATACTTTTATAAGACCTGAATCAACCCATTCATTCAATATGGTGCAGACCACCACTCTTTTAAGATTGGTGCTCTGGGAAATTTTTTCACTATCCAGGTTTCCATTCTTTATCTGTCGGGCTACTGGTTTGAATATTTCCAGGACACCCCCTGAATATTTAAGGTATTCATAAAACCCTATGTGGGTCATGATAATAACGTTGTCATCTAATTTTCTGGTTTTTTTGGTGATCTGGATAAGATGGGAATTTTCAAAATTATTTAAAACATTTATTATAGATGATTCCAGGTCCAATGCCGTACAAGGATTAAATTTAAAATTAGAACATTGGTATGATCGGCTAAGATCATCTCTTTTCTTGATGTCATCGCCTATTGCTCTTAGCACATTTAATTCATGTAACTTCAGCATAACAACCAACCTATAATATTTATTTTAGATTACTCTATAAAAAGTATGTTGATATTATCTATTCTTTGTGAAAAATGTCACCAAACCAAATTTTATAGAATAGAACTATAAATACTATTAATGAGGTAGAAAAAAATGGATATTTCTCTAGACTCAATTGTTACAGTTGCAGATGATGTGGTTTCCTGTGATCTGGAAGATGAAGCAGCCATACTAAATCTTAAAGATGGAATATATTATGGACTGGACCCCGTAGGGGCCAGT harbors:
- a CDS encoding cation-efflux pump, coding for MVLNIGVSLAKIIYGYLTNSLSMVSDGFHSMFDGISNVIGIIGIVIASRPPDKTHPYGHSKFETFAAIGIAVLLFITCFEILQSAVDKFLNPTTPEITMTSFLIMGITIIINIGVSWYENKKGKELGSSILVADSLHTRSDIFASIAVIVGFIAIKLGYVLVDPIIAVFIAILIARMGIEIIKESSGVLLDEVAVDPEKIREIVCSVDGVEGCHRVRTRGSASDIYVDLHVTLSACYTLNEAHTISHKVEKALKKSVYGINDVVVHIDPCKDE